TTCTTTATCTTTACTTAATGTTGAGAACACATTTGCTAGTCTTTGAACTCGATTATCTTCTTTGATCATTACAATCTATCCTTTTAACTATTCATGTTCGTATACAATGGTTttcaaacaaaaatataaatcatttaaactatTAATTATATCATCTAGAAATTAGTTAAGTCAGATCTACCGAAATCCATAATGATTTTCAATCTACTTCATTTTGTTGCCGAACACCACTCATAAAGATAAAAATGACAACTTAgaggtcaaattttttttttcccgtCACAAAAGTAACCATGAAATATTTAAATAGTATTGAAACACGTCTATCATAATACCAAAAAATATCTAAAGATTATAATATCAAAGGTGAAATTGATAATGTAATCGTATTTTTCTGTAATATACagtaatttcaaatttataaaaaaaaatagtttagGAATTATTTTTACAAAGGTGGATGTGACAATGTAGTTAAAAGTTCACTAAAAATTgactaaaatataatttaaataacaatgttttaaatcaaaatagaatattttgtaatttaaaaatatattttcgatATTTAAAAATGTAGTTCACAAcaccaaattaaataaataagtaGTACACTGTACCTTAATTTCTTAACATATTTTCCATGAACTGACAAAATTACGTGTAAAGGCACGCGAGAGgcaaaaaaaagaaaaggaaaaaaaagaaaaaaagaaaagaaaagaggcGATTCGAATTTTCCTGATCTAGGGTTTCTTCCCCATCGTCACACACACGCCTCTGCCAGTACCCATCACACTACCGATTCATCACTTTTTTTTGGTTTACTTTGACCCTAATTCTCACTCAAAATCTAAAATACAGCTCGGTGGCgtcaagaaaattcaagaattcGACCAAGATAATCAATCATCACATCAATCCTGATTTAAGAAACCTCTAATCTGTGGCACAAACTTCTTTTTATGTCCGATTTGATTTCATCCAGAATCGGTCTGTGAATCTGAACAAATTGAACCGACGGACTTCCACCACAACGAAAAGTGTAATCCTGTCTATTTTATGGACGGTTGTTTTACCAAATACTGATTTTTATCTCGAATTGGGACGCATCAAATCCAAGGGGAACGAAATTTCAGTTGTTTTATAAACTTGGAACGAAAATGTATAGTAAATCGGTGCTGGTCTATTTAGGAGACAGGGTGCTGGGAGAAGTGGAGTTGCACCCTCAAAATGGAATTGTATTTGGAGAGGAATTTAGGGAAATTCGGATATCGCACTATTCACAACCCAGTGAGAGGTGCCCGCCACTCGCCGTGCTTCACACTGTATCCGCAACGGGAGCATGCTTCAAATTGGAATCTTCTTTGAAGTCTCAGGAATCGCCGCTTTCTGTCTTACATGCTACATGTCTCAGAGAAAACAAGGTATTGACACTGCGGTGCCAACCAACAGTTTCGGAATCACTTTCTAAATCTGTAAACCTTAACTGATTCAACTACCAAAAGTCTCAATTATGTTATTACCACAGAGAAACCCTAACCCAGTCGGTTGATTGGAAAGAAGTAAACtctgatttatttaatttaggaACCTAAGGAAAGAAGATACTGTTTGGTAGAAAATAAGTTTCATATTATCAACAAGACACAATTCAGGTAAACTGACCTTACCTTACCTTACCGCAAAACCATTTCGATTTCCACTAATGAGTAAAAACCCCCAAATTTTTTGACATGAATATTGATTTatggagtttttttttttttatctgaaGGATTACCGTGAACTGCGACTTCCCTAGTCGGAGTCAACCAGAAAATTTCCGAACAGCTTAAATCTAGGCGGTTACAATGTTTTACTCCTAGAATTTGAAAATCAAATCTACCTCCTTGATAATTCGCTCTATTCATGATGATAATTATTTTCCCAATATTTATTTTCACCTTCTTCGATGGTTTGAAGTTTTAAGTTTCAATGGCCCACTGAACTTTTGATTCTCAGAGGAGCATGTAAGGCTCGTTAAGTAATTCTCATGTTTTCACTCATCTAAACTCTCAATAGAAGATAACCTGTTGTTTGCATCTTGGAAGTAACTGGCACTTGCTAATATTGGATCCTACATTTATTATCTGATCATGATATTTTGTCTCGCAGACTGCTGTAATGTCAATTGGAGGAGGGGAAATTCATTTAGTTGCCATGCATTCTAGGAAGTGTGAAGGGCAGGGCCCATGCTTTTGGGGATTCAATGTTTCTCCGGGACTTTACAGTTCTTGTCTTGTCATGCTGAATCTTAGATGTCTTGGCATAGTATTTGATCTTGATGAAACTCTCATAGTTGCAAACACAATGCGCTCATTTGAGGACAGAATAGAGGCGCTGCAGAGAAAAATAAGCTCTGAGTCTGATCCGCACCGTGTTTCTGGCATGGTTGCAGAGGTCAAACGTTATCaggatgataaaaatattttgaagcaaTATGCAGAAAGTGATCAGGTGATTGATAATGGGAAGGTTATCAAATCACAGCCTGAGATGGTTCCAGCATTGTCAGACAATCATGAGCCTATCCTCCGTCCAATCATACGACTACAAGAAAAGAGCATCGTTCTGACTCGCATTAATCCACTGGTATTTATACCGTCTGTTCATATAGCATTTGTCATTTAACCTGGAGTTTGTGAGCCCTGTTATCTTATTACTTCTGgcttgagattttttttttgttttcattgTGGTTTGCTTACATTATAATTCCCATGGATCAATATTCAGTAATATAATAACTTCTATGTACAATAATCTCTCAATGACAATTTGGGCtaaaaagataaaataataattcgTAAAATAATTAGATATTACTTTTGTGAAAACACTTGTATAAATTTATGATACctttcaaataattaattagtaaattataaatattaaaaaaaaaattattttcacatTTTCCTATAATGCGAATTGTCATTAAGtgttttttcttgaaatttaaaatttaatctaTCTCTAATTTTTTTTGATGAAGTTAAAAATCTGACTTctcaaattataataaaatgttTTGTTAGTGTTAGTGTTGTCGATAGTTCGAGAGCTCCAAAGCTACATAtgtgaatattttaaattgaattatCGACTTGTATATTTTGTTCTTTGTATTTGTATCTCATTCTTTTTCATGTCAAGAAATATGTTATTCTAATATGTTAATACGAGGATTCACATTTAATTGATTAAGTTTATAACATATACAATTTCACGGCCGATTgaagtatattaattaaatcgtGATTTTACTCTACATAATAATAAATCGTCATTTGTCGATTAATTAGTACCCCTCTTCACTAATAAGGTAACACTCAACCGCTATTTATTTATAGTGGTTATATCATGCGGCACTAGCAAATAATATATCTAAACAAGTTTACATTGCTGTTTAGGTAGCTATCTTGCATATTATAGTTCTTCCTGTGGCACCCGTGCCAAATGCACCACCTTTTTGGTGattgatgattttattttaagttctAATCCTTTTAAGATTGAGGATTTTTTTTGTACTCCAACAGATTCGAGACACCAGTGTCCTAGTGAGATTAAGACCTGCTTGGGAGGATCTTAGAACCTATTTAACTGCTAGAGGTCGAAAGCGGTTTGAGGTTTTTGTCTGTACTATGGCTGAAAGAGACTACGCATTAGAAATGTGGAGGCTTCTTGACCCAGAGTCAAATTTGATAAACTCTAATGAGCTCTTGGATCGAATTGTTTGCGTCAAGTCTGGTAACTTTTGAGAAACTTCATTTTTTAGCTTTTAACTGCTGTCTGCTGCTACTGGGGATTGTCTTTGATTGCATGGATATGTCAAATTTTCTACAGGTTCTAGGAAATCCCTATTTAATGTCTTTCACGATGGAAGTTGCCATCCTAAGATGGCATTGGTGATTGATGACCGTTTAAAAGTGTGGGATGAGAAAGATCAGCCTCGAGTGCATATAGTTCCTGCATTTGCTCCGTATTATGCGCCTCAAGCTGAAGTAATTTGCCTTCCACCAACACCCTTCTTCTTTGaactttaaaatgtttattgctaaaaatttcaaaattatgttGATCAGGCCAACAACACCGTACCCGTGCTTTGCGTTGCAAGAAATGTAGCTTGCAATGTTAGAGGTGGATTCTTCAAGTAAGTTCATATAGGAATAAATTCATAGGTCATATTTAGTCTGTCAAGATTTGTTTATGACTACCTCTTTAAGGATTAGGTTTAATGAAACATATTGGATGCAGAGAATTTGATGATGGTCTCTTGCAACAAATTGCTGAAGTTGCATATGAAGATGATATTAAAAATGTGGCTTTCCCACCCGATGTGAGCAACTACCTGATATCAGAGGCAAGTGAAAATGGGGTTCTTTGCCTTGTTACCAGTTACATTTAACAGTGATTCTGTTATGCAAAAATTTTGCCTTGAGTAATCGAGATTATGAGTTCTCAGCAATCTTAGGGGATGTTTGGAGCTTATAAGCTCTGAAATTTTGTTTggtaactttttttaaaaaaaacttgtaatatataaaaataagtaaCTTTTAACAACATTTAGGCCAACTTATTTTTTAAGATcttatttgcatatttttcatagaccatattatttttatatattttataatatctcGAACATCTCCTTgtacaaaataatatataattgatTACGTGTGTTAATATTAGCAAAGGTATTATAATTgttgataataataattatattataattaatactaattaatcaattatcattataattaatgttattaattatataaatgatacttatatttttattaattataaaaaatataataattatattataattaatactaattaattaattatcatCATATTTAatgttattaattatataaatgatatttatatttttattaattataaaattataattatattaataataataattaatacttATTATTCATGCTATTATTACatgaataataattaatataattattatttcattGTGTTATGAGTTATGCCTTTTTGGTAAATATCATGACAAAAAATCGTATAATACCAAACACATAACAACTTTAAGATTCATTGCCTTATTTTATCCAAACACTTTAATAACTTATTTGTAAAATAAGATCAtacaaataattattatttcattatgtTATGACTTATGCCTTTTTGGTAAATATCATGACAAAAAATCTTATAATATCAAACACATAACAACTTTAAGATTCATTACCTGATTTTATCTAAACACTTTAACAACTTAGTTGTAAAATAAGATCATACAACTTATTCATAAAACATCTTACAAAACATAAGAGCTTATGATCTGTTTTAAATAAGTTTAGCCAAATACTCTATTGATTGAAAACCATATGCTTTTCTTCCAAGATTTTCAAAATTAAGTGATTCCGTTGGATTTCTTTCATTGCTTAGGATGATCCTTCAACCTCTAATGGAAACAAGGATTTACATGTTTTTGATGGAATGGCTGATATTGGGGTGGAAAGGAGGCTAAAGGTGTGATGTTTTgttctattaattttttttattcttctaACAATATCTGTGCTGTTCTCTAAATTTATGCTGATAAACTAAAATAATCAGGAGGCAATTCCTGCTTCTTCAACTGGCCCTCCACCGACAAAAACTTTGGACCCAAGAATTCCTCCGGCTCTCCAGTACACAGTACCATCGACTTCTTTTTCAGTCCCTCCATCAACAATTCAAGGGCTGCCAGTGCCTTTTACCAATCAGCAATCACCTCAAGTGACGTCTTTGCTTAAATCACCATTAACTCAAATTGGGCCAGCAGAACCGACTTTTCACATTTCTCCTGTAACGGAAGAGGGTGAGGTACCGGAGTCTGAATTAGATCCTGATACAAGGAGGAGACTGCTCATCTTGCAACATGGTCAAGACATGAGAGGCCACACTCCATCTGAATCTCAGTTTCCTGCCCGACCTCCCATGCAAGTCTCTGTTCCAGCAGTTCAACCACGTGGTTGGTTTCCAGGTGAAGAGGAGATGAGCCCAGGACACCTTAACCAAGTTGCGCCACATAAGGAGTTTCCTTTGAATGCAGAGTCTCTTCCTATTGACCATCGGGTTCATCATCCGCCTTTTCTACACAAAGTGGAGCCTTCTATTCCACCTGGTAGAGTTCTTGAAAACAAAAGGTTGTCCCAGGAGGTAAGTAATTGACATCGCTGTACTCTTGCTTCGTAGAATTGAAAAATAAGatgaaattgatatgacttTAATGTTAGTTTCCTCATATAACAAAGGTTTACATACAGGTGCTTCCGAGGGATGACCTGTTAAGGTTAAACCAACAGCTGCCTGGTTTTCATTCCTTTTCTGGTAATTGCTATTTTCCATAACCAATCTGGTTGCTAATGTGCTGGAATCTCCAGACTTTTTACATTTCCCTCTTAAATTTATCTAATTTGCTTCGCATGGGAAAAAGCTCAAATGACATAGAAATATGAACCCAATCTtttcataatatatattttcacGTGCAATGACGCATCTGTTTCATGTAATTGCCTTCATGGATAGCTGGTATTAGAGTTGAATTTTAATATTCATGCATTTCCCCCCTTTTGGCTCTGTATGCTCAATTCTCCGCTCTCCTTAAAAGTAGTAATTATGGGAAGAAAGGTTGAAAAGGAAAAGTATCATCAGCTGCATCTGGCTAGAAATTTATCCACTTTTACTGCTTTATCATGTGGAAACCTTTTGCATGCTAAGACATATCTCTTGCCATGAGAAATATCGCACTGGGAAAGTAATGTGTGTGTCCACCCCCACACAAGCAAGTTGCTATAATATTCTTAATGAAtaaatctcttttttttttttgataagaaacatTTATTATTAGATAATTTTTTGATTACAAAAAAAGCGGATGAGAAATCCGCGAGAATAAAAACTTCCGAACACTAAAGAAATTCACTTCATTACAAAATTCCAATCCCTGACGACGTCTGAAATCGCTAAATGTTGAAAATCATTAATCCTTGTGATTGTAGTCGCCACTTTGAATTTGATACTCTCCCAAACGACACTGACGTCTTCCTTCGTGTCGTTAAAGATCCTTTTGTTCCTCTCTAGCCAAATGCTCCAGAATAAGAAATGAATCATGACCAACCATAAAATTCTAGCCCTGCGACCCTTAGAGAAACCTGGATCGCTAATGAATAAATCTGCCGCCCTCTGTGGATGCACCCATTGAAAACTCATTTCTTGCATAACCAACGACCATAATTTCCTTGAGTACTGACAATGTAGTAATATATGATCCTGGGTTTCTTCGTCGCATTGGCATAAGGTGCACCAGTTAGGACTCAAGGCACATGTCTTCCATCTTCTCTGCAACAAATCCGCCGAAGGTAATTTACCCAACGCCACTAACCACGAGAACATTTGCACCTTTTGTGGGACAGGAACCTTCCAAATACGATCGTAACAAGGAAAAATAGGAAATGCTTGAATAGGAAAGAAAGACTCATAAAAGGATTTGACAGTAAACAAACCCGAGGATTCCCCCAACCAAACCCTGTAATCCTCCACATCTAACCTAACCATAACCGTATCTAACACACCCGCAAGAATAACAAACTCCTCCAACTCTGCGTCATTTAAATTCCT
This Primulina eburnea isolate SZY01 chromosome 2, ASM2296580v1, whole genome shotgun sequence DNA region includes the following protein-coding sequences:
- the LOC140822010 gene encoding LOW QUALITY PROTEIN: RNA polymerase II C-terminal domain phosphatase-like 1 (The sequence of the model RefSeq protein was modified relative to this genomic sequence to represent the inferred CDS: inserted 1 base in 1 codon); amino-acid sequence: MYSKSVLVYLGDRVLGEVELHPQNGIVFGEEFREIRISHYSQPSERCPPLAVLHTVSATGACFKLESSLKSQESPLSVLHATCLRENKTAVMSIGGGEIHLVAMHSRKCEGQGPCFWGFNVSPGLYSSCLVMLNLRCLGIVFDLDETLIVANTMRSFEDRIEALQRKISSESDPHRVSGMVAEVKRYQDDKNILKQYAESDQVIDNGKVIKSQPEMVPALSDNHEPILRPIIRLQEKSIVLTRINPLIRDTSVLVRLRPAWEDLRTYLTARGRKRFEVFVCTMAERDYALEMWRLLDPESNLINSNELLDRIVCVKSGSRKSLFNVFHDGSCHPKMALVIDDRLKVWDEKDQPRVHIVPAFAPYYAPQAEANNTVPVLCVARNVACNVRGGFFKEFDDGLLQQIAEVAYEDDIKNVAFPPDVSNYLISEDDPSTSNGNKDLHVFDGMADIGVERRLKEAIPASSTGPPPTKTLDPRIPPALQYTVPSTSFSVPPSTIQGLPVPFTNQQSPQVTSLLKSPLTQIGPAEPTFHISPVTEEGEVPESELDPDTRRRLLILQHGQDMRGHTPSESQFPARPPMQVSVPAVQPRGWFPGEEEMSPGHLNQVAPHKEFPLNAESLPIDHRVHHPPFLHKVEPSIPPGRVLENKRLSQEVLPRDDLLRLNQQLPGFHSFSDEGGPRRPQPSLVNKDLDLEAGQIDPYPETSTGALQDIALKCGTKVEFNQALSPILELQFSVEVMFAGQKIGEGFGRTRREAQRQATEVSLMNLADKYLSNLEPEFSYTTGNDGRFANPNDSGSXCDVNSFLYQSHHEELVPFSTSVSPRIPDARVKNSKKSMGSIAALNEFSMKEGLGVAFQTLPQFSANPSLKNEVYAQVEINGQLMGKGIGRTWDEAKSQAAEKALDALYSMVGQFPHRRHGSPSSLQGLSNKRLKSDFSRAVQRIPSSNRYPKNASPIP